In Pannonibacter sp. XCT-53, the sequence GCAGCGGTTCAGCCATCCGGATCCGCTGCCGGCGCATGTGGACGGGATCATCGTTCTCGGCGGGGCCATCGACACGGTCGTCTCCGGCGTCCGTCCCTATCCGGCGATCACCACCGCCGGCGAGCGCCTGACGGTCGTGCCCGATCTCGCACGCCGCTATCCGGCGGCCCGCATCGTTCATTCCGGCGGGCAGGGCGTGCTCTTCGGCAACACCTCCACGGAGGCCGAGGCGGCGCAGCGCATCTTCGCCGGCTTCGGTCTTGATCCGGCGCGGGTGCTGCTGGAAGGCAAGTCGCGCAACACCTGGGAAAATGCCATGGAGACCCGCGCCCTGCTGCGGCCGAAGGACGGTGAGACCTACCTTCTCGTCACCTCGGCCATGCACATGCCGCGCGCCATGGGCGTCTTCCGCCAGGCGGGCTGGACCGGGCTCGTGCCCTATCCGGTCGACTGGCGCACCCGGGGCGAGGAGGACCGCTGGCTCGGCTTCGACGCGATCTCCGAGGGGCTGACCCGGCTCGACCTGGCGGTGCGCGAGTGGATCGGCCTTGTCGCCTACTGGCTGAGCGGACGCAGCAGCGCCCTGTTTCCCGCGCCCTGAGCGGCGGCTTCACTGTTCTTTGCCGGTAAACGGTCGATTTCCGTCCGGGCGTCTTTCAAGCCGGCCTGGCGGGCCCTATCTTGAGGGACAAGGAACAGCACGAAGGAACCGCGGCCATGTCGCTCGAGGCCCCGCTGATCGCCGCCGATGTCATGCAATGGCTGTCGAGCGAGGCGATCGGCATCAAGGACAGTCTGAAGCTGGTCAGCGAACTGGGCGAACGGCTCAACGCCGCCAAGGTTCCCGTCGACCGCATCACCACCGGCATCACGCTGCTGCATCCCAACGTGCGCGCCGAAAGCGCCATCTGGACCACCGACGGCGAACGGGCGCTGCGCCGCTACATGGAGGCGGAGAACCTCGAGGAGGCCTACAACAGCAGCCCGCTGAAGGTCGTCTATGTCGAGGGCCGCACGGTGCGCGTGCGCATCACGCCCGAGCCCGAGGGCTGGGAATATGGCATCATCCCGGACCTGCGCGCCGACGGCTACACCGACTACATTGCCCTGCCGATGCCTTTCACGGATGGCAGCCGCAAGGCCCTGACGGTCGCGACCAAGGCCCCCGGCGGCTTTACCCTGTCGCATGTCGCCGTGTTCGAGACGATCGTGCGGCCCATCGGCCTCATCTGCGAGCTGAACACGCTGCGGCGCACGGCGGAGACGGTGCTGAACACCTATGTCGGCCCGCGCGCCGGCTCCAAGGTTCTCACCGGCACCATCAAGCGCGGGGAGGGCGAGCACATCTCGGCGGTCGTCAGCTTCGCCGACCTGCGCGGCTTCACCGAGCTGTCGAACCAGCTGCCGGCCGACAAGCTCATCCGGCTGCTCAATGCCTATTTCGGGGCCATGGCCGAATCGGTCGAGGCGCAGGGGGGCGAGATCCTAAAGTTCATCGGCGACGAGGTCATGGCCATCTTCCCCTATGCCACGGAAGAGGAGGCCCGGCTTGCCGCCAGGCGCGCCCTGATTGCCTCGCGCGATGCGGTGCTGCGCATTGCCGACATCAACGCGCGCTGCAGCGAGGAGGTGCCGCCGATCCGGGCCGGCATTGCCCTGCATGCCGGGGACGTCTTCTTCGGCAATGTCGGCAGCGAGACGCGGCTTGATTTCACGGTGATCGGCCCGGTGGTCAACCTTGCCTCGCGCATCGCCGATCTGGCCAAGCATCTTGACCGGGACATCCTCGTCTCCGAGGCGATTGCCGACCTGATGGGGTGCCACCACGGCCTGCGCGGCACCTATTACGTGAAGGGGTTCGCCGATCCGGTGTCGGTCTTCTCGCCCGACATCGAGGCGATGGCGGCGGGCGGTGCCTGTTCCGAGATCATGATGGCCTCGCGCGCATTCGACGCGAACTGACGCCGCAGCAGGACGATCAGCACCAGCAGCGTCGTCACCGCCAGCGCGTGCGGGCCGGCGAACCAGCCCATGAAGCCGATGGAAAAGAAGAACGCCCGCTGGCCGCGGTTGAAGTGCCGGCCGGCGAGGGCGTTGAGGCGGCCGGCCTTGTGGGCCGTGCGCGCCAGCTCCTCAGGGTCGCCGGTCACCGAATCGGGCACGGCCCCCATGACGATGCTGGCGTAGTTGAACAGCCGGTAGGCCCAGCTGAACTTGAAGAAGGCGTAGGCGAAGATCAGCATCAGGCCGAGCACCTTCACCTCCCACAGCACCCGGTTTGCCTCCACCGGCACCGACAGGTCGCCCGCGATCTCCACGATCCGGTCGGCCGCGTCGAGCAGCGTGAAGGCGCCGCCGATGGCCAGAAGCGCGGTCGAGGCAAAGAAGGCCGTGCCCTGCTGCAGGCCGGTCAGGATCGCCGTGTCCATGATCCGCACCTGCCGCGCCGCCATCTCCTGCATCCAGCGATAGCGGTAGGTCTCCATCCGCATCGACAGGGTCCGGTGCTTGAGCGGCGAGAGTTCCACCAGCACGTTGAAGCCCAGCCAGGCGATCAGGAACCAGGCCACGGCGAGCCAGTCGAGCGGTGTGAAGGCAGTCATGAAATCGGCCCAGTCCTTGCCCAGTGGTTAACTGAATCAAACAGCGTTCCCAACCTCCCTGATTTATCAACGGGATGACGGTCAGGTGCAAGCACTTGATCTCCCTCAGGCATTTTCGAGCAATGCATAGCCGGCTGAGCAGCTGTCACTTTTTTGCGCTTGCGAAGGTGTTAGGAAGACATTAAATCTCATGCCGCAAAGCCGCCATATTCGGACCCTGCGGGGACCGGGGGCAGCTTGAAAAGACAAGGGTTTTCATGGACGAAAACGTACAGAAGTCCTGCTGGGGCGTCACCGCGTGGACGGTGCTCGTTCTCGGGGGCATGCTGGCACTGATCATGCTGTTCGCCGACGCTGAAACCGCCACCACGGCCGTGAGCATCGCCCGCTGAACCGGGATCGTGAGACCAGATTGACAGAGGCGCGGAGCAATCCGCGCCTTTCGTCTTTTCATCGCCCGGGTTCCAGGGACTTGCCGGTTCGGGACAGGGCGCCGAGGGGCTTGCGCTGTCCGGCCGGCAGCGCCCGCCGGCGGGTCGCCGTGACGGTCAGTGCCCGCGCGCGGCCCGCGGACGGCTTGCGAAGTAGCGATGCGCCTCCATCTGCCGCACGACCGTCCTGCCGTCCGGCCGGCTGACCAGAAACCCGGCATAGCTGCTGCCACCGGCCTCGAACAGCACCAGCATTGCCTCGCCGACCTGCGGCCAGGCGATGCGTGCGCCGAATGTGTCGACGTCCTCCAGCCGCGTCTTGCCGGTCAGCGTGAGGATGTCGTCGCGGCGCAGGGTGATCGATTCGCTGCCGCCCCAGTCCACCGCCGCCAGGCCTTGTGGCAGACGGGGAAGGGTCAGGCGCACCTGGTCGAAGGTGAGCACCATCGCCGATCCGTCGCGCGTGAGGTCGACCAGCACTTCCACCGTGCCGAGATCGGTGCCCATTTCGGTCCGCTGCCCGTCTGCAGCGGTGGTGAAGCCGGCGGTGTTGACGAGCTGGTAGGGCCCGAGCGCGATCAGATCCTCGCTCCGGCTCGCCGTGGCTGGCAAGGTGACGAGCAACAGCATCGCCAGAACCAGGCGTCCGAGCAGGGAATGGCGCATGACTTGCGGGCTCCGGGAGGAGAGGAACCGTCAGAGCCTAGGCGAGTGCCGTTACGGTTTGGTTTCCGGGCCCGTGCCGGCCGGATCGGCCAGGTCCGGATCGAGCGGCCGGACCCGTTCATCGCCCGCCTCGGCGATGGCCTCGGGGTCCAGTTCCCGGTCCAGATCGCGGATGCCGGCCTGGGCGTCGTCGTCCGCAGACATCGTGCCCGGGGTCGCCTCCGTGCCCTCATCCGTGCCCGCCGCGGTGCCCGCCGCAGTATCCGGCTCTGGACTCGCGTCCTCGGGGCTCTCCGCATCCGGCATGTCGCCGGCCGGCGGCAGCGGTTGCCCGGGTTCCACATCGATCACGAAGGGGCCACCGGCCTCCACGTCGGCGGCCACAGCCCTTGCCTTGCGCGGCAGCGGCGGCAGTTCGTCCTCGGCCAGGTCCATGCCGACAAGGTCGTCTCCAGACCAGTCGTCTCCGGGCCAGTCGTCTCCGGGGAGGTCTTCTGCGCCGAGGTCCTCTGCGGTCGGCAGCGGCGGCTCCGGTTGCGGCGCGAGCCCAGTTTCGGGGCCAGTCTCAGCCGCATTCTCAGTTTCGGGCTCAGGCTGCGCCGGTGCCCCGGCCAGGGCAGCCTCGGCCTCTGTCTCCGCGTCCGGTGCCGAGCCTGCGTCGATCCCGGCCGCGCCGACGGCTCCGGCCATATCCGGCCGGGCCGTGTCTGCCGGAGTGTCGCCGCGACGGCGCGGCGCGGCAGGCAGGGGTCCGACCGCAACCTCGACCAGCGTTTCCAGCGAGGTACAGACCGGCTGCCAGCCCAGCATCCGCATGGCCCGGGTTGCCGAGACGATCTGCGAGCGGGCATAGCCGGCGGCCGTGTCGTGGCGCGGCTCGATGTCGGGCGCAGGCGCCGTGGCCAGCACCACCTCCGCCCCGCTGGCGGCGGCCACGCAGGCGGCGATGTCGCCGACGCGGGCCCCGGCGACGCCGGCCCCGATCAGGCTCAGCCGGAACTGCGACGAGGCGAGCGCCCTCAGATAGAGATCGGCGAGGTCATCCGCGTCCACCAGCGGCCAGATCGTGTCGGCGCTGGCGCGGGTGACGAAGGGCGTGCCGGAGACGGCTGCCTCCGCCATTTCCGCAAGCGGTCCGCGTCCCGGGGCCGAGACCAGCGCCGGATGGATGATGGCGACGCCCATGCGCGGCAGGGTCTGCAGCGACCGCACCAGTTCGCCGAGATGCGAGAAGGCGGGCAGGGGGTCGAAGGCGGCGCTTTCGCTCAGCGGCCGTGCCGGGCTTGCCGGAAACGCCCAGACGCCGCCCGTGTAGACGAGGCGCGGCGGTTCGGCGACCTCGGCGGCGACGCGCCGCAGCAGCGCCACGAGCCGGCGTTCCTCGCCCGCCATGTCCGGTCCGAAGGTGGCCCCGGCATGGATGATGCCGCGGCAGGCCATGGCCGTTGCGATCCACTGGTCCGGATTGGCCAGATCCCCGGCCACCGGGGTCGCACCCGCATCGGCCAGCCAGCGGGCGCTGGCGCTGGAGCGGGCAAGGGCGGCAACGGTCTTCCCCTCGGCCAGAAGACGCCGGAGAATTGCGCTGCCAATGGTGCCGGTACCGCCGGTCAAGAAAACGTCCATGGGATCAATCAAGCTGCGTCGCCCCGGAAAGGCAAGGGGGGGAGGCGGGCCGGGCTGTGCATAAGCCGGGCCGGCCGCAGGGAGGGTCTATGCCCGCCGGGGCGGGCTTGTTAGGGAAATGGGTATGGCATTGCACATCGTCAAACTCTGTGTCGGCGCCGACAGCGTCGAGGACCTTCAGGCGTGGATCGACTTCCGCATGGACCAGCTTGCGGCGGCCGGTCTCCCGCGCGAGCAGGCCCATACGACCCGCATGGTGCCGACGCGCAAGGACGAGATCCTCGACGGCGGCTCGCTCTACTGGGTCATCAAGGGCTACATCCAGGTCCGTCAGCCGCTGGTCGACATCCGGCCCTTCAAGGACACCGACGGCATCACGCGGTGTGATCTCGTGCTTGAGCCGCGCCTCATCCTGACCCAGATGCAGCCGCGCCGGCCGTTCCAGGGCTGGCGCTACCTGAAGCCGGAGGAGGCGCCGGCCGACATGCGTGGCAGCAGCGGCGGTCAGGACCTGCCCGAGGAGATGCGCCGCGACCTCGCCGAGCTCGGGCTGCTCTGAACCGTCGCCAGCCCCTTGCCTTCCTCCGGCGGATTTCCAACCTTACAGCAGGCCGGGCGGCTCGGGCGCCGGCAAGGGAGGATGGATGGCCAGCGCCGATGACAGGGATCAGGGGGATGAGCGAGCGGACCGCCGGACAGGCACGGCCAGACCAGGCTGGTGGCCCCGGGCGCAGGCCTCCGGTGCGGACCCGTTCGCGGCCCCTGACCGTCGCCCCACGGGCCAGACTGATCCGTCCGCGGCATCCGGTGCGGTCGCCCCGCGTTCCTCCGCTGCCGAAGTCGCGAGCTTCCTGACGCAGGCGAGCCGGATCGCGCCGCCCGTCCAGACCACGCCGGCCACGGCCCGGCTGATGTTTGCCCTCGATGCCACCATGAGCCGCCAGCCGACCTGGGACCGCGCGCGGGACCTGCAGGCCGGCATGTTCGAGGAGGCGGCGCGGCTTGGTGGCCTCGCGGTGCGGCTGGTCTATTTCCGGGGTCTTGATGAATGCCGGGCCTCGCCCTGGGTCGAGGATCCCCGTCGGCTTGCCGGGCTGATGGCGAAGGTCGGCTGCGAGGGCGGCCACACCCAGATCCGCAAGGTCCTGTCGGCGGCGCGCGAGGCGGCCGGAGCCGGCGGGCTCAAGGCACTGGTCTATGTCGGCGACTGTGTCGAGGAGGACATCGATCTCCTCTGCGCGCGGGCCGGCGAGCTGGCCCTGCTCGGCGTGCCGGTGTTCCTGTTCCAGGAAGGCAACGATCCGGTTGCGGCCCGGGCCTTTGGCGAGATCGCCCGGCTGACGCGCGGGGTCCATCTGGCCTTTGATCATCGCTCTGCTGCCGAACTTGCCGGGCTCCTGCGCGCGGTGGCGGCCTATGCGGCCGGCGGGCTCGGCGGCCTTGAGCAGCTTGGCCGGCGTGGAAACGCCGGTGCCCGCCTGCTGCTCAGCCACATCTCACCCGGGTGACGGGATCAGGACAAGGTCGACGATGCTGTATTTTCTCGGTGGTCTTGCCCTGCTGGGCATCCTCCTCTTCGCCGGGCGGCGCTTTGTCGCGGCCAATCCGGCCCGGCTTGCCATGAACGGCAGGCTTGCCTTCGGCGGGATCCTGCTCGCGGTGGCCGCGATCCTCGGACTGACGGGGCGGATGGGGCTTGCCGTGCCGGCGGCCATCTTCGGCGTGGCGCTGCTGCGGGCCGGCTGGGGCCAGGCGGCGGCAGCGGGTCCGCGCAAGGCCGGACAAAGGTCGCGGGTGCGGACGGCGCTGATCGAGATGGAGCTGGATCATGACAGCGGTCGCATGACCGGCATCGTTCTGGCCGGAACCTTCAGCGGCCGGGAGCTGGACAGCCTGCTGCCGCCCGAGCTCAAGGGCCTGTGGCAGGAGGCTGCCACAGACCGGGACAGCAGGGCCCTAGCCGAAGCTTACCTCGACCGCCGGCTTCCCGGCTGGCGTGTAGACTTCGAGGCGGATGCCGCAGACGGGCAGGGCGGCGCGACGGGCGCGGGCGCCATGACAGATCAGGAGGCCTACCAGATCCTGGGGCTTGCGCCCGGCGCCGGCGAAGCGGAAATCCGAGCGGCGCACCGCCGGCTTATGAAGCGGCTCCACCCCGACCACGGTGGCACCACCTTCCTCGCGGCGAAACTCAACGAGGCTAAAGACAAGCTTCTCCGACGACATTGATCCACCCCAATACGCGTTACTGGTAGACGGCATAGCAGTTGAACTTCGCACGCTTCAGCGTCCTGCAGGCTGCAAGTGCGTCGTTCTTGTCTTCAAATCCGACGAAACGGGCCCGGAACAGCGTCTGGCCGTTCGAGTTCACCGGTTCGGTGTGCAGGCTGGTCTTGCGCAGCGAAGCGCCGGTGGCGTCGCGGGCCTTCTTCAGCAGCCCGATGGCAGCGGTCTCGGATTCGGCCGCGCCGATCTGCACCTGCCAGCCCGGAACGGCTTCGGCCGCATTGTTGGTGGCCACCGTCACGGTCGTGTCGCTGGCACGGGCGCTGGCCACGGGCATCACCGGATCAAGCGAGGCGACGCGGGTCGTCGGCGCTGCGGCAGCCTCCTGCGTTTCCGGGGCCGGGACGGTCTCCACCGGAGCGGCAGCGACGGCGTCGAAGGTCGCGGCAAAGCGCGGATTGGCAATCGAGCCCGTGGTCATTGCCACGCTCTCACCCTGCTGGGCGGGGGCGGGAACGGGGCGCGGCGGGATCGGAGCACGGACCGGTGCGGCGGCCGAGGCCTGTGCCTGCGCGGGAGCGGGCGTCGGCGCCGGGACGCGGGCCGGGGCTTCGGCCACGGGGGCCGGACGCGGGGCAGTCACCGGGGCGCTCACGGGCGCGCTTGCCGGAGCCGCGGCAACCACGGCCGGGGCGCGGTCGGGCTTTGCGTCCGGAACCGGGGCCTTGAGCGGCGCCCGCACCCGCAGCGGCGCGGTCGGCTTGTCGTCGGCGGCCGAGGCGAGGGCCAGCGGGCCGGAGCGGGAGACGATCGGCGGAGCGGTGCGGCGGCCGGTGCTGGCTTCCTTCATGTACTGGTTGATCAGCCGGACCATCTGCGCATCGCGGGAGCGGCCGGTGGCCCCGCCCATCACGACGGCGACGATGTGGCGCCCGTCGCGCTCGACGGAGGTCACCAGGTTGAAGCCCGAGGCGCGGATGTAGCCGGTCTTGATGCCATTGACGCCCGGCACCGCGCCGAGCAGGCGGTTGTGGTTGCCATGGGTGCGGCCGCGAAAATTGAACGAGCGCGTCTTGAAGAAGTCGAAATAGGCCGGGAAGCGCTCGTGCAGGGCGCGGCCGAGCAGGGCCATGTCGCGCGCGGTGGTGCGCTGGCCCGGGTTGGGCAGGCCGTGCGGGTTCTTGAAGGTCGAGCGGGACATGCCGAGCTGGCGGGCGGTGCGCGTCATGCGGTCGGCGAAGCGGGCTTCCGTGCCGCCGATGTGTTCGGCGATCACCATCGAGGCGTCGTTGGCCGACTTGGTGACGAGGCCGAGGATCGCGTCGCGGACGCTGATCGTCGAACCGGCGCGCAGGCCGAGCTTCGACGGGGCCTGGGCGGCGGCGCGGGCCGAGACGCGCATCGGCGTGTCGAGCTTGATGCGGCCGGCCTCCAGATCCTCGAAGACCACATAAAGCGTCATCATCTTCGTCAGCGAGGCGGGGAAGCGCAGCTCGTCGGCCGAGTCCGAATAGAGAACCTCGCCCGTCTTGGCATCAACGACGATGCCCGCATATTTCGGGCCCTGCTGCGCCACGGCCGGCGTGGCCACGACGCACGCGGTGACGACCGCAACCTGAGCAATCTTCCGTGCAATCCGAGAAAAAGAGAATGCTGCCAGAAACCTACGCATACCGCCCGAACTCTCAATGTCCCCATCCTGGGGCATGACCCTTTGACAAGGAATGCCGGATCCGCTGCCGTCCCCCGACGGCGCGGATCGCTGATCCCTTGCCCCCTACTTCGGCCAGTGTGGTCGCAACGCGGTTACGAATGAGTAAAACGGGCGTTCATTTTAAGCACTCGTGAACCCTACCGAGCGGGCGTCTACGTGGTTCTGCTGAGCGGGTTTTTGCAGTGCAAAATGAATCTTGACTTTTTTGTGCGCTGCGTGATTATGGCGCAACTCGGCGTTCCGGGGTCTAACCGCGCTTCCCGACGGGAAGCCCGCACATGCGAGGGCAGGACATGATCAACAATTTCGAAGACATGCAGAAGTACAGCAAGGAACACATGGACCTGGCGCTGCAGACCGCCGGAAATGTGACCAAGGGCCTGCAGGCAATTGCCTCGGAACTCGCCGACTTCCAGAAGAAGTCCTTCGAGGAAGGCACCGCTGCGGTCGAGAAGATCATGGCTTCCAAGTCGCTGGACAAGGCTCTCGAGGCCCAGACCGACTACGTGAAGACCTCCTACGAGGCCGCCATGACCAAGTTCACTAAGATCGGTGAAATGTACACCGATCTCGCCAAGGACGCCTACAAGCCCTACGAAGGCCTGTTCGGCAAGGCCGCCAAGTAAGGCAGCGCCGCGTCCCGGGCCTCAGGGCCCCGCAGTTTCGACGCCCGGAAACCGGTTCGGTTTCCGGGCGTCTTGCATTTCGGGTGCCGCACGCCCGTGCGCCGGAATTTTTTGCACTGCAAAATAATCGGCGTGCCGGGCCGGCGGACGCCACGCGGGGGCGGTCCCCTGCCGGTTCTGTCGGCGGCCGGATGCGGGCTGGCGCCGGCGGGGAGGCGCGCGCCGCCGCTCCGGGCGTCCCAAGCTTCACTCAGGATTGATCTTCCATAATGCGAAAACGGTCCTACATCTCCGGAAAGGTCGCAACCAGTGGCTCACTTTGGCGCGGAGTAGGTGAAACAGACCATTGCGCCGGACCCGAGGGCAGGTAAGGATTGCGGGCAGGACCTTCGGGCCTGGCCTGTGCGTCGGGTTTCCAGGCAAGCCCTTTTTCCCGTCTTCCGGTGAAGGGCTTGGTTACGGTCGGCGCTCTAGACTGGGGGCAGCCGGACCGGTTCGAGGGCGACTGGCAGTGAAGGCGACTGGCCGGGCGCGGGTGCGCCGCGGTCGGGCAGCGTGATTGGGCAGGGTGCCCGGAAACGGTGGCGCCGGCGGGCGGGCAGATGGTCTGTCCCGCTCCGGCAGGGCCGCCCCGGTGACGGGCAGGACGAAGAGGCAGACGGGTTTAGGCATGGCAAGCGGATCGCGCCGGGACGAGGACGGGGAAGGCGGAACGGTTGTCGTCACCAAGACGAGAACCGTCACGAAACGGCCCAATCTCTATCGGGTACTGTTGCTCAACGACGATTACACCCCGATGGAGTTCGTCATTCACGTGGTGGAGCGCTTCTTCCAGAAGAACCGGGAGGAAGCGACCCGGATCATGCTGCACGTCCATCATCATGGCGTCGGCGAATGTGGCGTCTACACATATGAGGTGGCCGAAACGAAAGTAACCCAGGTGATGGATTTCGCCCGCAAACATCAACATCCGCTGCAATGCGTGATGGAGAAGAAGTAAGGGGACAAGCTCGTGCCGTCATTCTCCCGAAGCCTTGAAAAGGCCCTGCACCAGGCACTCGCCTTCGCCAACGAGCGACAGCAGGAATACGCGACGCTGGAGCATCTCCTGCTCGCACTCATCGATGACCAGGACGCAGCGGCCGTCATGCGGGCGTGCAACGTCGATCTGGATGTGCTCAAGCGCAATCTGGTGGACTACATCGAGACCGAATTGGAAAATCTCGTCACCGATGGCGACGAGGATTCCAAGCCGACTGCCGGGTTCCAGCGCGTGATCCAGCGCGCCGTGATCCACGTCCAGTCTTCCGGCCGGGAGGAAGTGACCGGCGCAAACGTGCTCGTCGCGATCTTTGCCGAACGCGAGAGCCATGCGGCCTATTTCCTGCAGGAGCAGGACATGACCCGCTACGACGCTGTGAACTACATCTCGCACGGCATCGCCAAGCGGCCCGGATTGTCCGAGCCCCGGCCCGTGCAGGGGGTCGAGGACGAAGCAGCCATGCCGGAAGACGTCGAGACCAAGCCGAAGAAGAAGACCGATGCGCTCGAAGCCTATTGCGTCAATCTCAACGAGAAGGCGCGGGCAGGCAAGATCGACCCGCTGATCGGTCGTGACAGCGAGATTTCGCGCACGATCCAGATCCTGTGCCGTCGCTCCAAGAACAATCCGCTGTTCGTCGGCGATCCGGGCGTCGGCAAGACCGCCATCGCGGAGGGCCTTGCCCTGCGCATCATCCGCAAGGATGTGCCGGAGGTCCTGCAGGACGCCACCATCTTCGCGCTCGACATGGGCACGCTGCTCGCCGGCACCCGCTACCGCGGCGACTTCGAGGAGCGGCTGAAGCAGGTGGTCAAGGAGATCGAGGAGTATCCCGGTGCGGTGATGTTCATCGACGAGATCCACACGGTCATCGGTGCGGGCGCGACCTCGGGTGGGGCGATGGACGCCTCCAACCTGCTGAAGCCGGCGCTCGCCTCCGGCGCGATCCGCTGCATCGGCTCGACCACCTACAAGGAGTATCGCCAGTTCTTCGAGAAGGACCGTGCCCTCGTGCGCCGGTTCCAGAAGATCGACGTCAACGAGCCGACGGTCAGCGATGCGATCGAGATCCTCAAGGGCCTCAAGCCCTATTTCGAGGACTTCCACAAGGTCAAGTACACCAACGACGCCATCAAGACGGCGGTGGAGCTGTCGGCCAAGTACATCAATGACCGCAAGCTGCCGGACAAGGCCATTGATGTTCTGGACGAGACCGGGGCGTCCCAGGCCCTGCTGCCCGAGAGCCGCCGTCGCAAGACCATCGGCGTCAAGGAGATCGAGACCACCATCGCCACCATGGCCCGCATCCCGCCGAAGTCCGTGTCCAAGGATGACGCCGAGGTGCTGTCCAAGCTCTCGGAGGACCTGAAGCGGGTCGTCTATGGCCAGGACAAGGCCATCGAGACGCTGGCGAGCGCCATCAAGCTGGCCCGTGCCGGCCTGCGCGAGCCGAACAAGCCGATCGGCAGCTATCTGTTCTCCGGTCCGACCGGTGTCGGCAAGACCGAAGTGGCGCGCCAGCTGGCCTCGTCGCTGGGTGTCGAGCTGCTGCGCTTCGACATGTCGGAATACATGGAGCGGC encodes:
- the clpA gene encoding ATP-dependent Clp protease ATP-binding subunit ClpA encodes the protein MPSFSRSLEKALHQALAFANERQQEYATLEHLLLALIDDQDAAAVMRACNVDLDVLKRNLVDYIETELENLVTDGDEDSKPTAGFQRVIQRAVIHVQSSGREEVTGANVLVAIFAERESHAAYFLQEQDMTRYDAVNYISHGIAKRPGLSEPRPVQGVEDEAAMPEDVETKPKKKTDALEAYCVNLNEKARAGKIDPLIGRDSEISRTIQILCRRSKNNPLFVGDPGVGKTAIAEGLALRIIRKDVPEVLQDATIFALDMGTLLAGTRYRGDFEERLKQVVKEIEEYPGAVMFIDEIHTVIGAGATSGGAMDASNLLKPALASGAIRCIGSTTYKEYRQFFEKDRALVRRFQKIDVNEPTVSDAIEILKGLKPYFEDFHKVKYTNDAIKTAVELSAKYINDRKLPDKAIDVLDETGASQALLPESRRRKTIGVKEIETTIATMARIPPKSVSKDDAEVLSKLSEDLKRVVYGQDKAIETLASAIKLARAGLREPNKPIGSYLFSGPTGVGKTEVARQLASSLGVELLRFDMSEYMERHTVSRLIGAPPGYVGFDQGGLLTDGVDQHPHCVLLLDEIEKAHPDLYNILLQVMDHGKLTDHNGKQVDFRNVILIMTTNAGAADMAKAPVGFNQVKREGDDREAINRLFTPEFRNRLDAIIPFGNLPIEVIYQVVEKFVMQLEAQLADRGVTFELTQDAVAWLADKGYDSQMGARPLGRVIQEHIKRPLADEVLFGKLKKGGTVKVSVSEDKAGLLLETVEDKPVRPEPPKAAAKPKRKRKPAAKKLEPVVEAKSPPARSKKSLVPKVPLAD